A section of the Caballeronia sp. M1242 genome encodes:
- a CDS encoding tetratricopeptide repeat protein, whose product MQDQSSYQQALAHYEGGQFDQALKALAPLLEQDAVDAEVLNTAAICALKLNREEEAEALWQKALRAEPNSVGVYSNYAILLSRQGKYEAAQLAYERALSINPTFVEAQFNLALLFVRQKRWHEAEIELSRALALRDDIADIHFHRGAALEALGRPQEAAGSYERAYALCPQNVSALLERAKIELALVKWDRAEQAYGEAVARLPDVGWLRFRLGLALEQQHKLDDAEAAYREAIALSPELAEAHNNLGNVQLRLRRFTDALRSLEAAARLRPNDATVQSNLAGVMVDLERLQEAEALYRKALTLDPEHATARFHLSLLLLSQGRYTEGWPMHEVRFDPRLPGETACLPTVEYPQWQGESLLGKSIVVLVEQGLGDGVQFSRYFPLIAMRGASKLTVVCARPLMRLFQQMESVSECIGVEAFHRLPPHDFWCFSMSLPLRFETTLDTIPRTMPYLRPLAKDVPRWKRRMPAGRPRVGLVWAGDPRLHSPPMTEVDRRRSIRARSFLPLLNVAGIEFVSLQKGEASRAQLAELPDDRRPFDPMDSVDDFADTAAIVSLLDLVIAVDTSVAHLAGALNKPVWILSRFDACWRWLRDRDDSPWYPSARLFRQKQPGEWDEVIQRVAHELREWAACSH is encoded by the coding sequence ATGCAAGACCAAAGTAGTTATCAGCAAGCGCTGGCGCATTACGAAGGCGGCCAGTTCGACCAGGCGCTGAAGGCGTTGGCGCCGCTTCTGGAACAGGATGCGGTCGATGCCGAAGTTCTGAACACAGCCGCGATCTGCGCGCTCAAACTCAATCGGGAAGAGGAAGCAGAAGCACTGTGGCAGAAGGCGCTTCGGGCTGAACCGAACTCCGTAGGTGTCTATTCGAACTACGCTATTCTGCTTTCCCGGCAAGGAAAATATGAAGCAGCGCAATTAGCCTACGAGCGAGCGCTGTCGATCAATCCCACGTTCGTGGAAGCGCAGTTCAACCTCGCGCTCCTCTTCGTTCGGCAGAAGCGGTGGCACGAGGCCGAGATCGAGTTGTCCAGAGCGCTCGCTTTGCGCGACGATATCGCGGACATCCACTTCCACCGTGGCGCGGCCCTAGAAGCGTTGGGTCGGCCACAGGAAGCGGCCGGTTCCTATGAGCGCGCGTACGCGCTTTGTCCGCAGAACGTATCGGCCCTTTTGGAACGTGCGAAGATAGAACTGGCGCTAGTAAAGTGGGATCGCGCAGAGCAAGCCTATGGGGAAGCGGTGGCGCGCCTGCCCGACGTTGGCTGGCTGCGGTTCAGGCTCGGTCTGGCCCTGGAACAACAACACAAACTCGATGACGCCGAGGCAGCATATCGCGAGGCCATTGCGTTAAGCCCGGAATTGGCCGAGGCGCATAACAACCTCGGAAACGTGCAACTGAGGCTGCGTCGTTTCACGGACGCATTAAGGTCGTTGGAAGCGGCGGCCCGCTTGCGCCCGAACGATGCTACGGTGCAGAGCAATCTTGCCGGGGTAATGGTCGATTTGGAGCGGCTTCAAGAGGCAGAGGCACTGTATCGAAAAGCGTTGACGCTCGACCCAGAGCACGCAACCGCCAGGTTTCACCTGTCATTGCTGTTGCTTAGTCAGGGACGCTACACCGAAGGGTGGCCGATGCACGAGGTCCGGTTCGATCCGCGTTTGCCAGGTGAGACGGCCTGTCTGCCGACTGTCGAGTATCCCCAGTGGCAAGGGGAATCGCTGCTAGGCAAATCAATCGTGGTCCTCGTCGAACAGGGCTTGGGCGATGGCGTTCAATTCAGCCGATACTTCCCGCTCATCGCGATGCGCGGCGCGTCCAAGCTCACGGTGGTCTGCGCACGACCGCTCATGCGCCTGTTCCAGCAAATGGAAAGCGTTAGCGAATGCATCGGTGTCGAGGCGTTTCATCGCCTGCCGCCTCACGATTTCTGGTGCTTCTCGATGAGCCTGCCGCTTCGCTTCGAAACTACCCTGGACACCATTCCGCGGACGATGCCGTATCTGCGGCCGTTGGCGAAGGATGTGCCGCGCTGGAAACGTCGCATGCCGGCCGGTAGACCAAGAGTCGGCCTTGTTTGGGCCGGAGATCCTCGACTCCACAGCCCGCCTATGACAGAAGTCGACCGGCGGCGTTCGATCCGTGCACGAAGCTTTCTGCCGCTATTGAACGTAGCAGGCATTGAGTTCGTGAGTCTGCAGAAAGGTGAGGCGAGTCGTGCGCAGTTGGCAGAATTGCCCGACGACAGGCGTCCATTTGACCCAATGGACAGCGTCGACGATTTCGCCGATACGGCCGCGATCGTCTCTCTGCTCGACCTGGTCATTGCTGTGGATACGTCCGTCGCGCACCTTGCAGGCGCGCTGAACAAGCCTGTGTGGATTCTGTCGCGCTTCGACGCGTGCTGGCGCTGGTTGCGCGATCGCGATGACTCGCCTTGGTACCCCTCAGCGCGGCTATTTCGGCAGAAGCAACCGGGTGAATGGGACGAGGTCATTCAGCGCGTCGCGCATGAATTGCGCGAGTGGGCTGCCTGCAGTCATTGA
- a CDS encoding glycosyltransferase family 2 protein, with amino-acid sequence MHAALTPAEVSIVIPCFNAAATLVRALNSCLAQPEAAQIIVVDDGSEDTSLDIARSIALTDARVQLLQTPANGGAARARNLGAQYAAHPLLAFLDADDEYCPAPLLERSARFGWRRNNTSCGSTWHSWDIRPTSSGSPGSRTMPRS; translated from the coding sequence ATGCACGCTGCCCTTACGCCCGCTGAAGTTTCCATCGTCATCCCATGTTTCAACGCTGCCGCAACGCTCGTTCGCGCGCTCAACAGTTGCCTCGCGCAGCCGGAAGCTGCGCAGATCATAGTCGTCGATGATGGCTCGGAAGACACATCACTAGATATCGCAAGAAGCATCGCACTCACTGACGCACGTGTTCAACTGCTGCAAACACCGGCGAACGGAGGGGCTGCACGCGCGCGGAATCTCGGCGCCCAATACGCTGCGCATCCGCTCCTCGCGTTCCTCGACGCCGATGACGAATATTGCCCGGCGCCCTTGCTCGAGCGGTCGGCACGCTTCGGATGGCGCCGGAACAACACGTCGTGCGGCTCAACGTGGCATTCGTGGGATATCCGCCCAACGTCGTCGGGTTCTCCGGGTTCGCGCACCATGCCGAGATCATGA
- the lnt gene encoding apolipoprotein N-acyltransferase, which produces MADSPFRSLSRQRDVTASAAPRALPFWHYLVAAVLGAANTLSFAPTPHGGWIELVIFACFFAWLSRTSGWKSAAATGWAFGFGNFVTGVWWLYVSMHDYGGMAAPLAAAAVALFSLYLAVYPALSSLVWSLVAGRARFGDEDAVTAREIDASPRYAPTWHGAFAFASAWALGEWLRGLVFTGFPWLASGYAQVDGPLSGFGAIAGVYGVAWVLALVAACIVQAVVAFRGMRRRALAPALTALALIVAGMLLSLVQWTTPANAPLDVRLLQGNVKQEMKFEQAGVDESLALYKRLITEKPADLIVTPETALPVLAVQVPPAFASAIRSFADSTNSSILFGAIGVTIQPNGRPTDFTNSLFGITPGVNDVYRYDKHHLVPFGEFVPLGFHWFVNLMGIPLGDLARGPVTQRPFFVHNQPVAVDVCYEDIFGEEIARTLREQETPAGILVNSTNLAWFGNTIALDQHLQIARMRSIETGRPTLRATNTGMTAVIAANGDVVSRLPTFATGVLEARVQGTSGRTPYVTSGNATVIVVSLLLLVVGFAFAPGRRK; this is translated from the coding sequence ATGGCCGATTCACCGTTTCGCTCCCTCTCGCGTCAACGCGACGTCACCGCTTCCGCTGCGCCTCGTGCCCTCCCGTTCTGGCATTACCTCGTCGCGGCTGTGCTCGGCGCGGCGAACACGCTGTCGTTCGCGCCGACGCCGCACGGCGGCTGGATCGAACTCGTCATCTTCGCGTGCTTCTTTGCGTGGCTGTCGCGCACGAGCGGCTGGAAAAGCGCGGCGGCAACCGGCTGGGCCTTCGGCTTCGGCAACTTCGTCACGGGCGTCTGGTGGCTGTATGTGAGCATGCACGACTATGGCGGCATGGCCGCGCCGCTCGCCGCCGCCGCGGTCGCGCTGTTTTCGCTTTATCTCGCGGTGTATCCGGCGTTGTCGAGCCTCGTCTGGTCGCTCGTCGCGGGACGCGCCCGCTTCGGCGACGAAGACGCGGTTACCGCCCGCGAGATCGACGCATCGCCGCGCTACGCGCCCACCTGGCACGGCGCGTTTGCGTTCGCCAGCGCCTGGGCGCTCGGCGAATGGCTGCGCGGACTCGTGTTCACCGGCTTTCCGTGGCTCGCGAGCGGCTATGCGCAAGTGGACGGCCCGCTCTCCGGGTTCGGCGCGATTGCCGGCGTGTACGGCGTCGCGTGGGTGCTCGCGCTCGTGGCTGCGTGCATCGTGCAGGCGGTGGTCGCGTTTCGCGGGATGCGGCGGCGCGCGCTGGCGCCCGCATTGACGGCGCTTGCGCTGATCGTCGCCGGCATGCTGCTCTCGCTCGTGCAATGGACGACGCCCGCGAACGCGCCGCTCGACGTGCGTCTGCTTCAAGGCAATGTAAAGCAGGAGATGAAGTTCGAGCAGGCGGGCGTCGACGAATCGCTCGCGCTGTACAAGCGGCTCATCACCGAGAAGCCGGCCGATCTGATCGTCACGCCGGAGACCGCGCTGCCCGTGCTGGCCGTTCAGGTGCCGCCGGCGTTCGCGAGCGCAATCCGCAGTTTCGCGGACAGCACGAATTCGTCGATTCTTTTCGGCGCGATCGGCGTCACGATTCAGCCGAACGGACGCCCGACCGACTTCACGAACAGCCTCTTCGGCATCACGCCGGGCGTGAACGATGTGTATCGCTACGACAAGCATCATCTCGTGCCGTTCGGCGAATTCGTGCCGCTCGGCTTTCACTGGTTCGTGAACCTGATGGGCATTCCGCTCGGCGATCTCGCGCGCGGTCCCGTCACGCAGAGGCCGTTCTTCGTGCATAACCAGCCGGTCGCCGTCGATGTTTGCTACGAGGACATCTTCGGCGAAGAGATCGCGCGCACGCTGCGCGAGCAGGAAACGCCCGCGGGCATTCTCGTGAACTCGACGAATCTCGCGTGGTTCGGCAATACCATCGCGCTCGATCAGCATCTGCAAATCGCGCGCATGCGTTCGATCGAAACCGGCCGGCCGACGCTGCGGGCGACGAACACGGGCATGACGGCGGTGATCGCGGCAAACGGCGATGTCGTGTCGCGGCTGCCGACGTTTGCGACCGGGGTGCTAGAAGCACGCGTACAGGGCACGTCGGGGCGCACGCCGTATGTGACGAGCGGTAATGCGACGGTGATCGTGGTGTCGCTGCTGTTGCTGGTGGTGGGGTTTGCGTTTGCGCCGGGGAGAAGAAAATAG
- a CDS encoding HlyC/CorC family transporter: MNEPYPSRRHADKPQEKRSLLERLTDFISHEPESRDELLEVLQDAHERNLLDADSLSMIEGVFQVSDLCARDIMIPRAQMDAINIADTPAEFIPFVLEKAHSRYPVYEGNRDNVIGVLLAKDLLRYYAEEEFDVRGMLRPAVFIPESKRLNVLLHDFRVNRNHIAIVVDEYGGVAGLITIEDVLEQIVGDIEDEYDFDEETGNIIASPDGKFRVRALTGIQQFNEEFGTDFSDEEVDTIGGLVTHRFGRVPHRGEKVRIDDFVFEILRGDARQVHVLLVRRVPNLTQQPRQPGDDESELRD; encoded by the coding sequence ATGAACGAACCCTATCCCAGTCGACGCCACGCCGACAAACCGCAGGAAAAACGCTCGCTGCTCGAGCGTCTGACCGATTTCATCTCGCACGAACCCGAGTCGCGCGACGAGCTTCTCGAAGTGCTGCAGGACGCCCACGAGCGCAACCTGCTCGACGCCGATTCGCTTTCGATGATCGAAGGCGTCTTTCAGGTGTCCGATCTCTGCGCGCGCGACATCATGATTCCGCGCGCCCAGATGGACGCCATCAACATCGCGGATACGCCCGCCGAATTCATTCCCTTCGTACTGGAGAAAGCGCACTCGCGCTATCCGGTGTACGAGGGCAACCGCGACAACGTCATCGGCGTGCTGCTCGCGAAAGACCTGCTGCGCTATTACGCCGAAGAAGAGTTCGACGTGCGCGGCATGCTGCGCCCCGCCGTGTTCATTCCCGAGTCGAAGCGGCTCAACGTGCTGCTGCACGACTTCCGCGTGAACCGCAATCACATCGCGATCGTCGTCGATGAATACGGCGGCGTCGCGGGTCTCATCACCATCGAGGACGTGCTGGAGCAGATCGTCGGCGACATCGAGGACGAATACGACTTCGACGAGGAAACCGGCAATATCATCGCGTCGCCGGACGGCAAGTTCCGCGTGCGCGCGCTGACGGGCATTCAACAGTTCAACGAAGAATTCGGCACCGACTTTTCCGACGAGGAAGTCGACACCATCGGCGGGCTCGTCACGCACCGCTTCGGGCGCGTGCCGCATCGCGGCGAGAAGGTGCGCATCGACGACTTCGTGTTCGAGATTCTTCGCGGCGACGCCCGCCAGGTTCACGTGCTGCTCGTGCGGCGCGTGCCCAATCTCACGCAGCAGCCGCGTCAGCCCGGCGACGACGAGAGCGAGCTGCGCGACTGA
- a CDS encoding gamma-glutamylcyclotransferase — protein sequence MNDKTPESTPAIESPPLDPQQPRPDYPPALLDTPLLTDEELAASREAALSHWDRASDLWLFGYGSLIWNPGLPTLEAVRGKVHGYHRGLYLWSRVNRGTPEQPGLVLALDRGGSCTGMAFRLGGPDTEAHLDVLWRREMSMASYRPAWLPCTLIDGRRVEALAFVMRRDATSYTGKLADPVIRTVFGCASGRYGTTLDYVSRTVEALRECGMPDRALEALLRRCQGGE from the coding sequence GTGAACGACAAGACACCCGAGTCCACGCCCGCTATCGAGAGCCCGCCGCTCGATCCGCAGCAGCCTCGCCCGGACTATCCGCCCGCGCTACTCGACACGCCGCTTCTCACCGATGAGGAACTCGCCGCATCGCGCGAAGCGGCGCTTTCGCATTGGGACCGCGCGTCGGACCTGTGGCTCTTCGGCTATGGCTCGCTCATCTGGAATCCCGGCCTGCCGACGCTCGAAGCCGTGCGCGGCAAAGTGCATGGCTATCATCGCGGGCTGTATCTGTGGTCGCGCGTGAATCGCGGCACGCCGGAGCAGCCGGGGCTCGTGCTCGCGCTGGATCGCGGCGGCTCCTGCACCGGCATGGCGTTTCGCCTCGGCGGCCCGGACACGGAAGCGCATCTCGACGTGCTGTGGAGACGCGAGATGTCGATGGCCTCGTATCGTCCGGCATGGCTGCCGTGCACGCTCATCGACGGACGACGCGTCGAGGCGCTCGCGTTCGTCATGCGCCGCGACGCCACGTCGTACACAGGCAAGCTCGCCGATCCGGTGATCCGCACGGTGTTCGGCTGCGCGAGCGGCCGATACGGCACCACGCTCGATTACGTGAGCCGCACGGTAGAAGCCTTGCGCGAATGCGGCATGCCGGACCGCGCGCTCGAGGCGCTGCTCCGACGTTGCCAGGGCGGCGAGTGA
- the ybeY gene encoding rRNA maturation RNase YbeY: MKPSLTLNLQFPAAKAFPSHKALLSRATVARWIKASLFADAELTVRFVDEEEGRMLNRTYRQKDYATNVLTFAYAESEDDPVSGDLILCCPVVEREASEQGKPLDAHYAHLIVHGTLHAQGYDHEVESEAQEMESIETDIMQSLGFPDPYVPLV, encoded by the coding sequence ATGAAGCCGAGCCTCACGCTGAACCTGCAGTTCCCGGCTGCAAAGGCGTTTCCGTCGCACAAGGCGCTGTTGTCCCGCGCGACGGTCGCCCGCTGGATCAAGGCGTCGCTCTTTGCCGACGCCGAGTTGACGGTCCGCTTCGTCGACGAAGAAGAAGGCCGCATGCTGAATCGCACGTATCGGCAGAAGGATTACGCGACGAACGTGCTGACCTTCGCATATGCGGAATCCGAAGACGATCCCGTTTCGGGCGATCTGATTCTGTGCTGTCCGGTGGTCGAACGGGAAGCCAGCGAGCAAGGCAAGCCGCTCGACGCGCATTACGCGCATCTGATCGTCCACGGCACGCTGCATGCGCAGGGCTACGATCACGAGGTCGAAAGCGAAGCGCAAGAGATGGAATCCATCGAGACGGATATCATGCAGTCTCTCGGCTTCCCCGATCCGTACGTGCCATTGGTCTGA
- a CDS encoding PhoH family protein, with amino-acid sequence MKNAPQQHLEFTAPREDNARLANLCGPLDENLRQIEQALDVTLSRRGHKISIRGRGAKVALAALENFYNRARDPISVDDIQLALVEASHAARLAKEAGQNGEDDGQNDPRFRGDPDHPFDEPSATMDLGEDEDHGPTLYTRRADLRGRTPMQRQYLKQIVAHDVTFGIGPAGTGKTYLAVACAVDALERDQVKRIVLTRPAVEAGERLGFLPGDLAQKVDPYLRPLYDALYDLLGFDKTAKMFERQMIEIAPLAYMRGRTLNHAFIILDEAQNTTPEQMKMFLTRIGFGSKAVVTGDTTQVDLPRGHKSGLIEAQHVLSEVRGIAITHFTSADVVRHPLVARIVEAYDAQSQKDAALAEAARAAQQSQKPA; translated from the coding sequence TTGAAGAACGCTCCCCAGCAGCATCTCGAATTCACCGCTCCGCGCGAAGACAACGCGCGGCTCGCGAACCTCTGCGGCCCGCTCGACGAAAATCTGAGACAGATCGAACAGGCGCTCGACGTGACGCTGTCGCGACGCGGGCACAAGATTTCGATTCGTGGCCGGGGCGCCAAAGTCGCGCTCGCGGCGCTCGAAAACTTCTACAACCGCGCCCGCGATCCGATTTCCGTCGACGATATTCAGCTCGCGCTCGTCGAAGCAAGCCATGCGGCGCGGCTAGCGAAAGAAGCCGGCCAGAACGGCGAGGACGACGGGCAGAACGACCCGCGTTTCCGCGGCGACCCGGATCACCCGTTCGACGAGCCGAGCGCCACGATGGACCTCGGCGAGGACGAAGACCACGGCCCGACGCTGTACACGCGCCGCGCCGACCTGCGTGGCCGAACGCCCATGCAGCGCCAGTATCTGAAGCAGATCGTCGCGCACGACGTGACGTTCGGCATCGGGCCGGCCGGCACGGGCAAGACGTATCTGGCCGTCGCCTGCGCCGTGGATGCGCTGGAGCGCGATCAGGTCAAGCGCATCGTGCTGACGCGCCCGGCCGTCGAAGCGGGCGAGCGGCTCGGCTTCCTGCCCGGCGATCTCGCGCAGAAGGTCGATCCGTACCTGCGCCCGCTCTACGACGCGCTTTACGATCTGCTCGGCTTCGACAAGACCGCGAAGATGTTCGAGCGCCAGATGATCGAAATCGCGCCGCTCGCCTACATGCGCGGCCGCACGCTGAACCACGCGTTCATCATTCTCGACGAGGCGCAGAACACCACGCCCGAGCAGATGAAGATGTTCCTCACGCGTATCGGCTTCGGCTCGAAGGCGGTCGTGACCGGCGACACGACGCAGGTGGACCTGCCGCGCGGCCACAAGAGCGGGCTGATCGAAGCGCAGCACGTGCTGTCGGAAGTGCGCGGCATCGCCATCACGCATTTCACGTCGGCGGACGTGGTGCGGCACCCGCTCGTCGCGCGCATCGTCGAGGCTTACGACGCGCAGTCGCAAAAAGACGCCGCGCTCGCCGAGGCAGCGCGCGCGGCCCAGCAGTCGCAAAAACCTGCATGA
- the miaB gene encoding tRNA (N6-isopentenyl adenosine(37)-C2)-methylthiotransferase MiaB, whose product MTKKVYVKTFGCQMNEYDSDKMVDVLGAAEGLVKTDTPEDADVILFNTCSVREKAQEKVFSDLGRVRELKEANPNLLIGVGGCVASQEGASIVARAPYVDIVFGPQTLHRLPAMIDKRRATGRAQVDITFPEIEKFDHLPPARVEGPSAFVSIMEGCSKYCSYCVVPYTRGEEVSRPLDDVLTEIAGLADQGVREVTLLGQNVNAYRGALTAGAHEIADFATLIEYVAEVPGIERIRYTTSHPKEFTQRLIDTYAKVPKLVSHLHLPVQHGSDRILMAMKRGYTVLEYKSVIRRLRAIRPDLSLSTDFIVGFPGETEDDFAKMMALVEEMSYDTSFSFIYSPRPGTPAANLHDETPREVKLRRLQHLQATIEENVVRISNSMVGTVQRILVEGPSRKDPSELAGRTANNRVVNFPAPLASHARLIGQMIDVEINHAYPHSLRGALVLAPETAAPELAN is encoded by the coding sequence ATGACCAAGAAAGTTTACGTAAAGACCTTCGGCTGCCAGATGAACGAGTACGACTCCGACAAAATGGTCGACGTGCTCGGTGCCGCTGAAGGACTCGTCAAGACCGACACGCCCGAAGACGCGGACGTCATTCTCTTCAATACGTGCTCCGTGCGCGAGAAGGCGCAGGAGAAGGTGTTCTCCGACCTCGGCCGCGTGCGCGAACTGAAGGAAGCGAATCCGAACCTGCTGATCGGCGTGGGCGGTTGCGTCGCGAGTCAGGAAGGCGCGTCGATCGTGGCGCGCGCGCCTTACGTCGATATCGTCTTCGGACCGCAGACGCTGCATCGCTTGCCGGCCATGATCGACAAGCGGCGCGCCACGGGCCGCGCGCAGGTGGACATCACCTTTCCGGAAATCGAAAAGTTCGATCATCTGCCGCCGGCGCGCGTCGAGGGTCCGAGCGCGTTCGTCTCGATCATGGAAGGGTGCAGCAAATACTGCAGCTATTGCGTCGTTCCTTACACGCGCGGCGAGGAAGTGTCGCGCCCGCTCGATGATGTGCTGACCGAAATCGCCGGTCTCGCCGATCAGGGCGTGCGCGAAGTGACGCTCCTCGGCCAGAACGTGAACGCCTACCGGGGCGCGTTGACGGCCGGCGCGCATGAAATCGCGGACTTCGCGACGCTCATCGAGTACGTCGCGGAGGTGCCGGGCATCGAACGCATTCGGTACACGACTTCGCACCCGAAGGAATTCACGCAGCGCCTCATCGACACGTACGCGAAGGTGCCGAAGCTCGTTTCGCACCTGCATTTGCCGGTGCAGCACGGCTCCGACCGCATTCTGATGGCGATGAAACGCGGCTACACCGTGCTCGAATACAAGTCGGTCATCCGGCGGCTGCGGGCGATTCGCCCGGATTTGTCGCTGTCGACGGACTTTATCGTTGGCTTCCCCGGCGAAACCGAGGACGATTTTGCCAAGATGATGGCCCTCGTCGAGGAAATGAGCTACGACACGAGCTTCTCTTTCATCTACAGCCCGCGACCAGGCACGCCGGCTGCAAACCTGCATGACGAAACGCCCCGCGAGGTCAAGCTCAGGCGCTTGCAGCATTTGCAGGCGACGATCGAGGAAAACGTCGTGAGAATCAGCAATTCGATGGTCGGCACGGTGCAGCGCATTCTGGTGGAAGGCCCGTCGCGCAAGGATCCGAGCGAGCTCGCCGGACGCACGGCGAACAATCGCGTCGTCAACTTCCCGGCGCCGCTCGCTTCGCATGCGCGACTCATCGGCCAGATGATCGATGTCGAGATCAACCACGCGTATCCGCATTCGCTTCGCGGCGCGCTCGTGCTCGCACCCGAGACGGCCGCCCCCGAGCTTGCCAATTAA
- the glpK gene encoding glycerol kinase GlpK: MQDQIVLALDQGTTSSRAMLFDRSGNIVSVAQKEFRQIYPRAGWVEHDPQEIWSTQAGVAAEAVTRAGLSASSIAALGITNQRETTIVWDRETGKPVYNAIVWQDRRTAALCDEFKARGLEPMVRAKTGLPIDAYFSATKIRWILDNVEGARDKARQGRLAFGTVDSWLVWNFTRRGMHITDITNASRTMLFDIHARRWDDELLDAFDIPRSMLPEVHASSEVYGTTHGSFLAAEIPIACIAGDQHAALFGQMCTESGMVKNTYGTGCFLVMNTGDKPIESRNNLVTTVAWQIGDRVDYALEGSIFIAGAVVQWLRDGLGLIRSASEVEGLARAVPDSDGVYLVPAFAGLGAPHWNARARGTLFGVTRGTTSSHIARAALESIAYQSLDVLRAMEADSGMPIAQLRVDGGACANDLLMQFQADMLGVDTVRPRVAETTALGAAYLAGLAVGYWKDLGELKAQWQLDRRFTPSMPASDVEPRLAGWRRAVAAAKAWADA; this comes from the coding sequence ATGCAGGATCAAATCGTCCTCGCGCTCGACCAGGGCACGACGAGTTCGCGCGCCATGCTGTTCGACAGGAGCGGGAACATCGTGTCCGTCGCTCAGAAAGAGTTTCGGCAGATCTATCCTCGTGCCGGCTGGGTCGAGCACGATCCGCAGGAAATCTGGTCGACTCAGGCGGGCGTCGCGGCCGAAGCCGTGACGCGCGCGGGGCTGAGCGCATCGTCGATCGCGGCTTTGGGTATCACCAATCAGCGCGAGACCACCATCGTCTGGGATCGCGAGACCGGCAAGCCGGTGTACAACGCGATCGTCTGGCAGGACCGCCGCACCGCCGCGCTCTGCGATGAATTCAAGGCGCGCGGCCTCGAGCCGATGGTCCGCGCCAAAACCGGCCTGCCTATCGACGCCTATTTCTCCGCGACGAAAATCCGCTGGATTCTCGATAACGTCGAAGGCGCGCGGGACAAAGCCAGGCAAGGACGGCTCGCGTTCGGAACCGTGGATAGCTGGCTCGTCTGGAACTTCACGCGCCGGGGCATGCACATCACCGATATCACGAACGCGTCGCGCACCATGCTCTTCGACATACACGCGCGCCGCTGGGACGACGAACTGCTCGACGCCTTCGACATTCCGCGCAGCATGCTTCCCGAAGTGCACGCGTCATCCGAAGTGTACGGAACGACGCACGGCAGTTTTCTCGCCGCCGAAATCCCGATCGCGTGCATCGCGGGGGATCAGCACGCCGCGCTCTTCGGCCAGATGTGCACGGAAAGCGGCATGGTGAAGAACACGTACGGCACGGGCTGCTTTCTCGTCATGAATACGGGCGACAAACCGATCGAGTCGCGCAACAACCTGGTGACGACGGTTGCGTGGCAGATCGGGGATCGCGTCGATTACGCGCTCGAAGGCAGCATCTTTATCGCCGGCGCAGTCGTGCAATGGCTGCGGGACGGACTCGGGCTTATCCGAAGCGCGAGCGAGGTCGAAGGGCTTGCGCGCGCCGTGCCCGACAGCGACGGCGTGTATCTGGTCCCCGCCTTCGCCGGGCTCGGCGCGCCGCACTGGAATGCGCGTGCGCGCGGAACGCTGTTCGGCGTCACGCGCGGCACAACGTCGAGCCACATCGCGCGGGCGGCGCTCGAATCCATCGCGTATCAATCGCTCGACGTGTTGCGAGCCATGGAAGCGGACTCGGGCATGCCCATCGCGCAGTTGCGTGTGGATGGCGGCGCGTGCGCCAACGACTTGCTGATGCAGTTCCAGGCCGACATGCTGGGCGTCGACACGGTGCGCCCGCGCGTAGCGGAAACCACCGCGCTCGGCGCAGCCTATCTCGCCGGGCTCGCGGTGGGCTACTGGAAAGACCTTGGCGAACTGAAAGCGCAATGGCAGCTGGACCGGCGGTTCACACCGTCGATGCCAGCGTCCGACGTCGAACCGCGTCTTGCCGGATGGCGGCGAGCGGTCGCCGCAGCGAAGGCATGGGCGGATGCGTGA